Genomic segment of Truepera radiovictrix DSM 17093:
CAGCACCTGCACGTCGCCGCCCGTCATGATCCCCATGGCGATCGCCTGCTGCACGTCGCCACCGGTCATGGTGCCCGCCTCGACGGCCGCGATGACGTCACCACCGGTCATCATGGCCATGTCCATCATGCCGCCCGTCATCGTGCCGGTCTCTTGCTGCGTGGTCGCCGCAGCGCCGAGAGCGAGGAAAAGACCGATCACCAACAGCAGAGCAACTTTTTTCATGCTTCCCCCTACGTGAGATGAAGTTCGCGCATGTCGAGCGGTTCAACGAACGCGCCCCCTGCGCACAAGGGTGAACGCCCGTCCTACAGCCGCCACGATACTAAGGGCGACGCCCGACCATATGTCGGGTCGGCCACAATTCTAGCACGGCTGCGCTCCGGGCGTAAGGGGTAGCCCTGGCAAAAGCCTGTGAGTTTATGCGCTGCAGTATAGCCAAAACAGGCATGTGTGACTGTGACGCCTGATAACCATGTTGACGGTGATGTGCATCGCCTAGCCTCTACGGGGGCGCGGCGGCGCGCCCCTCAAGCTCCCCACGAGGGCGTAGAACACCCCCACCAACCGCCCTTTCATAAAGAAGCAGGTACAGTGGGGTCATGACCAAGGTTTCTCAACCCTCACGGGAGCGCCGCGTCGTGCTCGTCGACGGCGTGCGCACCCCCTTCATGCGCTCCGGTACGGCCTACCTGGGGCTCACCACCTACGACCTGGCGCGGCTTGCGCTAAAGGGCCTGTTGGCCCGCAACGCCCTCGACCCGGAAGCGGTCGGTTACGTCGTCATGGGGACGGTGGTGCAAAACGTCGCGACGAGCAACGTGGCGCGCGACGCCGCCCTCGGGGCCGGCTTTTCGCACCGCGTACCCGCCCACACGGTGACGATGGCCTGCATCTCGGCCAACCAAGCGGTGACGAGCGCCGCCGAGGCGATCCGCTCGGGGGCGGCCGATATCGCCGTTGCGGGGGGCGTCGAGATGCTCTCCGACGTGCCGCCGCAGTTTCCCTTGGAGGTGCGTAAACGCCTCTTTGAAGCGCAGCGCTACGCTTCGCCGCTGGACTACCGCAAGCTTTTCGCCGGTATGTCGCCCTCAGATTTGCTGCCGCGGGCGCCCAAGGTCGCGGAGTACTCGACGGGCGAAACCATGGGTGAGAGCGCCGACAAGCTCGCCGCGAGCTTTGGCGTCACGCGCGAGGAGCAAGACGCCTACGCCCTGCGCTCGCACCAGCTCGCCGCTAAAGCCACCGGCGACGGCATCTTGCGCGACGAGATCCTGCCGACTGCCACCCCCCCCACGTTCGACCTGCACACCCGCGACAACACCGTGCGCGCCGACTCGAGCCTTGAAAAGCTCGCCGCGCTCAAACCCGTTTTCGTCAAACCCTTCGGTACCGTCACCGCGGGCAACTCGTCGCCGCTGACCGACGGCGCCTCGGCGGTGCTCCTCATGGAGGAGGAGACGGCGATCGCGCTCGGCTACACCCCCAAAGCGCGCCTCGGACACTACACCTACGTCGCGCAAGACCCCGGCGAGGAGCTCCTCTTGGGTCCCGCCTACGCCACCCCCAAGGTGCTCGAGCAAGCGGGGGTGACGCTCCGCGAGGTCGACGTCATCGAAATCCACGAGGCCTTTGCCGGGCAGGTGCTGGCGGTGCTGCGCGCGCTGGAGTCCGACACCTTCGGCCGCGAGCGCTTGGGCCGCAGCGGCCGCGTCGGCGACGTCGACCTGGACAGGCTCAACCGCTGGGGTGGGTCGCTCTCGCTCGGCCACCCGTTCGGCGCCACCGGGACGCGGCTGCTGACGACCGCCGCCCACCGCCTCGAGGCCGAAGACGGCACCCTGGCGCTCGTCACGGCGTGCGCCGCCGGGGGGCTCGGCCACGCGATGCTGGTAGAACGTTTTGAAGGGAGAGCGTGATGGAGCTGCGCTTTTTTAGACTCGACCGCGACGATGACGTCGCCGTGATCGTCTTTGACCAACCCGACAGCCGCGTCAACACCCTCTCGCAGGAGGCGATGCGCGAGTTTGCCACCGTCCTAGACGAACTCGAGCGCGACGAGGCGCTGCGCGGCGCCGTGCTGTGCAGCGGCAAACGCGACTCGTTCGTCGTCGGGGCGGACATCAAAGCCTTTCGCACCTTCGAGAGCCCCGAGCAGGTCACGGCGCTCATCCACGAGGGCCACGCGCTCTTTAACCGACTCGACGCCCTTAACAAACCCGTCGTCGCGGCGGTGCACGGCGCGGCGGTCGGGGGCGGGCTTGAACTCATCTTGGCCTGCCACTACCGCGTCGCCTCGCAGCACCCCAAGACCAAGTTCGCGCTCCCCGAAGTGACCCTGGGGCTCCTGCCGGGGCTCGGCGGTACGCAGCGCCTACCGCGGCTCGTCGGGGTGGAGCAGGCGCTCGACATGGCGCTCACGGGCCGCTCGGTGTACGCCAAACCGGCGCTCAAAATGGGGCTCGTAGACGCCCTCAGTCACCCGCAGGGGCTCGTCGCGGCCGCCAAGGCGGCGGTTCGCGGCCTCGTTGCGGGCGAAGTCACCGCGCGCAAGGCGGGGGGTGGCGCCCAGGGGGGGCTTAAGGGGCTGCGCAGTGCGCTGCTCGAGCGCACCCCCTTAAACCGCCTCATCTACCGCCAGGCGCTCGAAGGGGTGCAGAAAAAGACGCGTGGCAACCTCCCCGCCCCCGTCAAGATCATCGAAACGATCCGCATCGGGCAGGAGCAGGGGATGCAAGCGGGGCTCGAGGCCGAGGCGCGCAACTTCGCCGAGCTCGTCTTCTCCCCCGAGTCCAAGGCGCTCGTGCACCTCTTTTTCGCCAAAAACGCCGCCGAGAAAAACCCCTACGCCGAGGCCGCGAGGGCGGTGCGCACGGTCGGCATCCTGGGCGCGGGGCTCATGGGTTCGGGGATCGCGCAGGTGAGCGCCGAGGCGGGACACCAGGTGATCCTCAAAGACCGCAACCTCTCGGTCGCCGTCAAAGGCAAGGGGAGCGTCTGGAAGGAGCTCGACAAACGCGTCGGCAAGGGCCGCAGCGCCTTTGAACGCGACGTGATCGACGCGCGCATCACCGCCGTCGAGGACTACGCCGCCTTTAAGCGCGCCGACCTGGTCATCGAAGCCGTGCTCGAGGACGTCGAGCTCAAACGCAGCGTCCTCAAAGAGGTCGAGGCGGTCGCCCAGGAGGAGCTCATCTTCGCCACCAACACCTCGTCGATCCCCATCCGCGAGATCGCCGCGGCCTCTAGGCGCCCCGAGCAGGTCATCGGGATGCACTACTTCTCGCCGGTGCCGAAGCTGCCGCTACTTGAAATCATCAAGACGGACGCCACCCCCGACTGGGTGCTCGGGACGGCGCTGCAGGTGGGCCTCGAGCAGGGCAAGACGCCCATCGTGGTCGGCGACGCCCCCGGCTTCTACACCACCCGCATCCTGGCGCTCTACATGAACGAGGCGCTCGTGCTGCTCGACGAGGGGGCGCGCGTCCAGGACATCGACCGCGCGATCAAAGACTTCGGCTTCCCGGTCGGGCCGATCACCCTGCTCGACGAGGTCGGGATCGACGTCGGGGCGAAGATCAACGGGGTTCTGAAAGCGCCCTTCGCCGAACGCGGGATCGCGCTCGCCGAGGGGGGCGAGGCGCTCATGAACGCGGGCTTTTTGGGGCGCAAAAACCGCAAGGGCTTTTACGACTACAGCAGCGGCAAAAAGGGGGAAAAGGCGGTCAACGAGGAGGTCTACCGCTTCTTTAGCGCCCCGCGCAAGGAGGTCGCAAGGGAACGCATCCAGGAGCGCCTGCCGCTAATCATGATGAACGAGGCGTTTCGCTGCCTCGAGGAGGGCGTTCTCAGCTCGCCGCGCGACGGCGACCTCGGCGCCGTGTTCGGCCTCGGCTTCCCGCCCTTTCTGGGGGGGCCGTTCTGGTACGCCGACCGTTTGGGGCCGCGCACCGTTTTAGAGCGGCTTGAAAAGCTCGAGCGCGACCACGGCCCGCGCTTTAAACCCGCCGAGCTGCTGCGCGAGCACGCGGCGGCCGACCGGCCGTTCTACGCCGACGCGGCGTCGGAGGGGTAGTCGCGAGGGGCCAGTGGCGCGTGGTACGTGGCTTGTAGGAGCCCACAGGCCACACGCCACAAGCCTCCCACCTGTCAACGCGGCGCGGGATCACCCCTCAGAGGTTTCCCGCGCCGCTTCGTAGAGCGCGACACCCACCGCCACGGCCAGGTTCAGGGACTCGACGAGCGGGCTCTGCGGGATCTGCACGCTCTCGAATGCGCGGTACGCCTCCGGCAACCCCGCCCCTTCGGGGCCGAAGACGAGCGTGTAGGGTGCCTCGAAGCGCACCTCGCCGAGCCTTTTTGCACCGCCCAGCATAAAGGGGTAGAGCCGGTGCGCGTGGGCCGCGCGGTACACCTCTAGGGAGGCGAAGTACGCGAAATTCACTGCAAAAGTAGCCCCCATGGAGGCGCGCACCACGTGCGGGTTGAAGAGGTCCACGGCGGGCGCGATCAGCGCGAGGTCGCGCACCCCGAAGCCGAGCATCGTGCGTACGATCGTCCCCACGTTGCCGTTGTCGCTGGGGTTCACCAGCAGCAGGTGGTTGCGCTCGCGCGCGAGCGGCGCCGCGTACTTGGCGAACACCCCGAAGAGGTAGACGTTGCCCTTGTGCGACAGCCGCTCGACGGCGCGGTCGTTGACCTCAAAGGGGAGACCGCGCGCCTCGCAGCGCGCGCGGACCGCTGCCACGCCGCGGCGCCCGAGCCCCTTGGTGTGGGCGACGACGCGCAGGGCGTGCTCGGGGCGGTGCGTGAGCAGCTCGAGCGTCGGAAACTCCCCGAAGCTGTACGCGTAGGGCAGCGCCGTCTTGTATCCCTGCAGCTGCAGCGGCCCCGCTCTGGGCGGCGCGGGTGCGCGCACTAGCGCCACCCTTCGGCCGCCGGTGAGCCCGCCGGTTCGACGAGCCCCTCGAAGGGCGCCTCGAGCCCGGCGCGCGCCGCCGCGACCGCCTCGTCGGGCGCCCACGAGAGCGCCAACACCCCGCGGTAGGCGCGCCGCGCCTCGTCGCGCTCCCCCACGAGGTCACAGACCTGTCCGAGGCGCGCGAGCAGATACCCCGGCAGGTAGTAGGGTGCGCTAAAGTCGCCCTGCACCCCCGCGCGGAGCGCCGCTAGCGCCTCGACCATGTGCCCGTTGGCGAGCAGCAGGTTCGCCTCGTGAAAGCGCGCCTCGGGGTGCTCCAGGGTGCGCAGCTGCGCGATCAAGGCGCCCGGGTCCTCGACCTCGCCCCGAAAGGCGACGTCGAGCAGGGCGCGCTCGCGCACCGCGTCGCTCGGCTCGGCGGGCAGCTCGGGCAGCTCCTCCCAGACCGCGGGGTCACCCAAGCGCGCCGCGAGCGCCTCGCGCAAGAAGGGCAGGTGCTCGGCGCTCGCGAGCACCGCCACGCGGGTGTGCGGCAGCGCGGCCACGCGCTCGGCCATCACCGCCGTGCGCGCACGCAGCCAGTCGGTACCCGGGCCATCTTCAAACGCGGCTTCGCGCCCCCGCTGGTAGCTCTCGAGTAGCGGCAGCAGCTCGAGCCGCACGCGCGTCAGGGTCAGCGGCGCGCGCAGCAGCTCGCCGAGCGCCGAGAGGGGCGCGTCGACCTCGCGCAAGGTGGCGCGGGTCGTCTCGTACGCCTCCAAGTAGCGCCGAAAGTCGCTCTCCGCTGCCTCGTCGGGGGAGGGCTCGAACACCTCGTAGAGCGGCAGCGCGCGCCGCTGCGCCCACGGCACGACGCTGAGCGGCAGGGCGACCTCGGGGGTCGCTTGCCAGCGCGGGTCGCGCAGCGCCCCCGGTACGAGCGGGGTCAGGGCGAGCGCTTCGGGCGCAAAGGCGCGCACGAGCTCGAGGACGCTCACGGCGTTGTAGCGCGGGTAGAGCAGGTGCCACGGGCCTAGAAGCGGGAGCAGCGCGAGCTTCACACCTCACCCCGCGCTTTTGCGAGCGCGTCGCGGCGCGCCTCGGTGCGCCGCGCTCTCGCCGCGCGCTGCGCTGCAGCTCGGTGCCTGTGCTCGGCCTCGAGCCGAATACGCATGAGTAGCCTCTCCCCGACGCTCGGCTCGGGGCGCTTGTCGGCGCGGGCCGCTCGCTTGGCGGCGCGGCGGGCGCGTTTAGCGCGTGTGCTTCTCGCCATGGCTTTATGGTAGCGATTTCCGAGCGCCTTCGATGTCGCCGCACCGCCCCCCGCGCGCCGTCGCCCTCAGCCCCTACCGTGTGCCTTACTACGGTGTCTCTCACGCCCTCCTCAATAATTGGAGGAGGTAAAAAGTACGCGAAGTGACTTTTTACAAAACCCGACACCCAAAGCAGCTTCGCAGAAGGGGGGCCTGATGGACCACGACGAAACCTCAACCGACCACGTTTCAGGCGACCGCGCCGAAGCTGCGCGTGACGTGCTCGGTACCCCGCCTCAGCACCTCGCAGCTAAGGACGCCGTTCAGGACCTTTTGGTCGAAGCCCGCAAACGGGGCCAGGGGGTAGCGGAGCAGGCGGCGAGGGAGGTGAGGGGTGCGGCCAAAACCTTGCAGGGGCGCGGCGCTCACGCCCTCGAGCGGGGCAGGGGCCGCCTCGCCGAACGGGTCGGCGGGCTAGCCAGGGCGCTGCGGCGCGGGAGCGCGCAGCTGCGCGCCGACAGCTTGCCGAGCCTCGCGACGTTCGGTGACCGGATCGCCGAGGAGGCCGAAGCGGTCGAGCGCTACCTACAGGGGTGCAATGGTGAGGAGCTCCTGCACGACCTCCAGAGGTTCGCTCGCGAACGCCGCTCGCTCTTCGTCGGCAGCCTCTTCCTCGCGGGCGTCGCCGCAGCGCGTTTTATGCGCTCGCCCGGCGTGACCCCGCAGCCCGGGGAGGCGGTGGGTTCTCGCGTCGTCATCCGTGGCGGCGACCCCGTGGGCGACGCTCCCGACGCGCCCTCCAGGGAGGCGCAACGATGAGCCGCTCAGCCCAGGACCGCTCTTACGAACGCGCGAGCATCGCCGAGCTTGAGGCCGACATCGCCCGCACCCGCGCGCGCATCAGCGATGAGCTCGACGCCATCGGCTACCGCCTCTCCCCCGCCGGGTTGAGCCGTGACGCCAGCGGCCTCTTGGGGGAGGCTCAAGACGCCTCGAGCGAGGCGCTCGGGGCGCTGCGCGAGAGCCTCGTCGAACGCGGGCAACGCCTCGGCGCCCAGCTAGCCGACCGGCTGAGGCGCCATCCGGCCGAAGCGACGCTGCTCGGCTTCGGCCTGGCGTGGCTCTTGATGCGCTCGAGCCGCCCCAGACGTTAGCTCACCGTTTTTGCAGCGCCGCTCGAGCCACCGAACCGTGACCCGCCCACGCTCGCTGGTTGACGGAGCGCAACGTAGCGCTGCTCCAACACGGGTGTAGTAAAGGGGGTCACAATGTCGTAGCGGGTGCTACAGAAAACTCGTAAACCATCTTGGCAACGGAGGGAGTCAACGTGAGAGACAGTCGTGAGTACTTTGAAGGTGCACAGCGTCAGGGCGCGCGCAAACGCCGCAGCTTCGAACGCCTTTTGGACGAGCAACCCCTGATCGTCGGCGTCGTCGCGGTGCTTTTGGGGGCTCTGATCGCCTTTATCCTGCCGCGGACGCGCCGCGAAGACGCCCTTATCGGCCAGCGCAGCGATCAGTTCGTCGAACGCGTCAAAGAGGTCGCCGGGGCGACGTTCGAAAGCGTCAAGGAGACGGCCTCAAAGGAGATCTCCGGGCTCGTCGAGGGCGCCAAAGAAGCCGCGCACAAAACCGCCGAGCAGGCCGCCGAAGCCGCTCAGAAGACCGCTCAGCAGGCCGCCGAAACGGCTGAGCGGGAGCTCGACCAGCAAGGTACGCAACGCAACACCAACTAGGCTCCGCTGCGCGGCCCTAGACGCACAGCCAGGGCGACGCTAACGCGCAGCACATGGACGATTGAGGAGAATACGCATGGCACGAACCGACCGAGTTATCGTCAGCAACGACCGCCCCAACAACTACGCGGGTCCCCGTTACGACGGCACCCCCGTCCGCCGCACCTCGTGGGGCGCGGTCTTCGCAGGGGCGCTCATCGCCCTCATGGTGACCCTGCTGCTCACCCTGCTTTTTACGGGGATCGGGCTGCAGAGCTTTAACCCCGCCACGAGCGCCGACCCCACCGCCGGACTCGGCACCGGCAGCATCGTCGCCGTCATCATCACCAACCTGCTCGCGCTCTTTTTGGGCGGTTACGTCGCGGGCCGTTTGGCGGGCTCGCCGCGCCGCGGTGACGGCGTCCTGCACGGGCTGCTGACCTGGGGCGTGCTGACGCTCTTTACGCTCTACTTTCTGACGACGGCGATCGGTGGCCTTATCGGCGGCGCCGCCAACCTCCTTGGTGGCACCGTCGCGGGGATCGCTCAAGGGGCGGCCGCCGTGGCGCCCGCCGCGACCGACGCCGCGCAAGAGCAGGGCGTCGACGCGAACTTCATCCAGCAGCAGGTCAACCAACTGCTGGCCGACGCCGGGGTGCAAAACCCGCAGCAGACCGGCCAGGAGCTCGTGCAGCGCATTACGCAGCGCGTGCAGGCCGGCGAGAGCCCCGTGTCGCCCGAAGCGCTCGACGAGTACACCACCTTCTTAGCGAACAACTCCGACCTCACCGAAGAGGAGATCCAGCAGCAGGTGCAGGCGTTTGAGCAGCAGATCGGACAGCTGCAGCAGCAAGTCGCGCAGACCGCTGAAGAGGTCACCGACGTTGCCGGCACCACGCTCATCTGGGCCTTCGTGGGTCTGCTGCTCGGCGCGGTCGTCGCCGTGCTCGGTGCGGTCGCCGGTTCGCCCAAAGATGTTGCGGACGCCCACGCGGCCTAAGTGAGCTGCGCGGATGGGTGACCTGCTCAAGCTCGTCGTCGCCGTCTTGGTACCGCCGCTCGGGGTGTTTTTGCACGTCGGTTTCGGCAAGCACTTCTGGCTGAACCTGCTCCTGACGCTGTTCGGCGTCGTCCCGGGTATCGTGCACGCGGTCTGGGTCATCGCGCGGCGGTGAAAGGGAGCTGTCACGCACGTCCGCCGAAGGTCACCCCAGAAGGAGGAGCGATGCTCCTCCTTTTGTTTTGTCCCCGCCGACGCCACGCGCTTGGGCGCCCCAAAAGCGTCGCCTCTGGTTGGACATGCCACCCTGGTCGGGGTTGGCACGCACCTTCCGGAGCAGCTGAGCACAGGTTCGCGCCCCGGATGGACGCAAACCGCTATCGCCGTTGCGCGGCGGAGGACGTCGCGCTAGACCGGCGCGGGATGACGGGCGTTAAATAGGGTATGCTCGCGCTGGTCGGGGCTCTCCTCATTCTCTTTACCCTGCACGACGTGGTGTCGACGACCCTGGTGCCGCGCAACGGCGCCCTCTCAGGACGCCTGACCGCGCGCCTCTGGCACGCCGCTCTCTGGTTGCACTGGCGCGCCAACACGCAGCACCCGCTCGCGCTCGCCGGCGTCGGTCTGCTGCTCGCTACGGTTGCCGTCTGGGCGCTGCTGCTCTGGATAGGGTGGTCGCTGGTCTTTCTGGAGGGCCGCCCGTCGGTGCTCACGACGCAAGGGGGAGAACCGGCCGATCCCTGGGCAGTCATCTACTTTACGGGATACGCGCTGATCACCCTCGGCAACGGCGACTTCCGTCCCGCCGGTCCCCTCTGGCAACAGCTCGCCGTCCTCGCCTCGATGAGCGGTTTTTTCCT
This window contains:
- a CDS encoding acetyl-CoA C-acyltransferase, whose amino-acid sequence is MTKVSQPSRERRVVLVDGVRTPFMRSGTAYLGLTTYDLARLALKGLLARNALDPEAVGYVVMGTVVQNVATSNVARDAALGAGFSHRVPAHTVTMACISANQAVTSAAEAIRSGAADIAVAGGVEMLSDVPPQFPLEVRKRLFEAQRYASPLDYRKLFAGMSPSDLLPRAPKVAEYSTGETMGESADKLAASFGVTREEQDAYALRSHQLAAKATGDGILRDEILPTATPPTFDLHTRDNTVRADSSLEKLAALKPVFVKPFGTVTAGNSSPLTDGASAVLLMEEETAIALGYTPKARLGHYTYVAQDPGEELLLGPAYATPKVLEQAGVTLREVDVIEIHEAFAGQVLAVLRALESDTFGRERLGRSGRVGDVDLDRLNRWGGSLSLGHPFGATGTRLLTTAAHRLEAEDGTLALVTACAAGGLGHAMLVERFEGRA
- a CDS encoding 3-hydroxyacyl-CoA dehydrogenase NAD-binding domain-containing protein, coding for MELRFFRLDRDDDVAVIVFDQPDSRVNTLSQEAMREFATVLDELERDEALRGAVLCSGKRDSFVVGADIKAFRTFESPEQVTALIHEGHALFNRLDALNKPVVAAVHGAAVGGGLELILACHYRVASQHPKTKFALPEVTLGLLPGLGGTQRLPRLVGVEQALDMALTGRSVYAKPALKMGLVDALSHPQGLVAAAKAAVRGLVAGEVTARKAGGGAQGGLKGLRSALLERTPLNRLIYRQALEGVQKKTRGNLPAPVKIIETIRIGQEQGMQAGLEAEARNFAELVFSPESKALVHLFFAKNAAEKNPYAEAARAVRTVGILGAGLMGSGIAQVSAEAGHQVILKDRNLSVAVKGKGSVWKELDKRVGKGRSAFERDVIDARITAVEDYAAFKRADLVIEAVLEDVELKRSVLKEVEAVAQEELIFATNTSSIPIREIAAASRRPEQVIGMHYFSPVPKLPLLEIIKTDATPDWVLGTALQVGLEQGKTPIVVGDAPGFYTTRILALYMNEALVLLDEGARVQDIDRAIKDFGFPVGPITLLDEVGIDVGAKINGVLKAPFAERGIALAEGGEALMNAGFLGRKNRKGFYDYSSGKKGEKAVNEEVYRFFSAPRKEVARERIQERLPLIMMNEAFRCLEEGVLSSPRDGDLGAVFGLGFPPFLGGPFWYADRLGPRTVLERLEKLERDHGPRFKPAELLREHAAADRPFYADAASEG
- a CDS encoding TrmH family RNA methyltransferase, whose translation is MRAPAPPRAGPLQLQGYKTALPYAYSFGEFPTLELLTHRPEHALRVVAHTKGLGRRGVAAVRARCEARGLPFEVNDRAVERLSHKGNVYLFGVFAKYAAPLARERNHLLLVNPSDNGNVGTIVRTMLGFGVRDLALIAPAVDLFNPHVVRASMGATFAVNFAYFASLEVYRAAHAHRLYPFMLGGAKRLGEVRFEAPYTLVFGPEGAGLPEAYRAFESVQIPQSPLVESLNLAVAVGVALYEAARETSEG
- a CDS encoding DUF3618 domain-containing protein produces the protein MSRSAQDRSYERASIAELEADIARTRARISDELDAIGYRLSPAGLSRDASGLLGEAQDASSEALGALRESLVERGQRLGAQLADRLRRHPAEATLLGFGLAWLLMRSSRPRR
- a CDS encoding YrzE family protein, whose translation is MARTDRVIVSNDRPNNYAGPRYDGTPVRRTSWGAVFAGALIALMVTLLLTLLFTGIGLQSFNPATSADPTAGLGTGSIVAVIITNLLALFLGGYVAGRLAGSPRRGDGVLHGLLTWGVLTLFTLYFLTTAIGGLIGGAANLLGGTVAGIAQGAAAVAPAATDAAQEQGVDANFIQQQVNQLLADAGVQNPQQTGQELVQRITQRVQAGESPVSPEALDEYTTFLANNSDLTEEEIQQQVQAFEQQIGQLQQQVAQTAEEVTDVAGTTLIWAFVGLLLGAVVAVLGAVAGSPKDVADAHAA
- a CDS encoding YqaE/Pmp3 family membrane protein, with the translated sequence MGDLLKLVVAVLVPPLGVFLHVGFGKHFWLNLLLTLFGVVPGIVHAVWVIARR